The DNA window CACCGAGCTGGCCCGCCGCGCGGTCGCGGAGGCGGGGCTGACCGGCGTGGAGGTGGTGACCGGCGACGCGGCGGTGACCGACCGGTACGCCGACCTGGCGCCGGCGGACCTGGTGCTGGTGTGCGGCGTCTTCGGCAACATCGGCGACGACGACATCCGGTCGACGGTGCGGCACTGCGCGTCGCTCTGCGCCACCGGCGGCACGGTGCTGTGGACCCGGCACCGTCGCCAGCCGGACCTGGTGCCCACCATCTGCGACTGGTTCGCCGAGGAGGGCTTCGTGCCGGTCGCGGTGAGCAGCCCGGCCGACGGGGTGGGAGTCGGCGCGCACCGGTTCACCGGCCCGCCCCGACCGTTGGAGCCGGGCGCGTGGATGTTCGCGTTCATCGGCTACGACGTGCTGGAGCAGCGATGACCACGGTGGACGACGTCAGCCGGCCCTCCCGGGTGGCCGGGCCGGACGAGGCGATCAGCGCCGAGGAGCTCCAACTCGCCGCGCGCAACCACGGCATCCCGTTGGAGGCGTTGCGCTACGACGTGACCCCGGCGGGCCTGCACTACCTGCTCATCCACTACGACATCCCGGACGTCGACCCGGGCGCGCACACGCTCACCGTGTCCGGGGCCGTCACCCGACCGCTCCGGCTGGACCTGCCGGCGTTGCGGGCACGGCCCCGGGTCACCCGTCAGGTCACGTTGGAGTGTGCCGGCAACGGCCGGGCGCTTCTGCACCCGCGCCCGGTCAGCCAGCCCTGGCTGGTGGAGGCGGTGGGCAACGCCGAGTGGACGGGCACTCCGCTGGCCCCGCTGCTGCGCGAGGCCGGGCTGGCCGACGACGCGGTGGACGTCGTCTTCACCGGCGCGGACCACGGGGTGGAGCGCGGTGTCGAGCAGGACTACCAGCGGGCGCTGCCGGTGGCCGACGCGCTGCGCGAGGAGGTGCTGCTGGCGTACGAGATGAACGGCGCTCCGCTGCTGCCGCAGCACGGCGCCCCGCTGCGGCTGATCGTGCCGGGCTGGTACGGCATGGCGCACGTCAAGTGGTTGCGGGACGTGCACGTGACGGCCGAGCCGTTCGACGGCTACCAGAACGCGGTGGCCTACCGGCTGCGGCGCGACGCCGACGATCCGGGTGTGCCGGTGACCCGGATCGAGCCGCGCGCCCTGGTGCGGCCGCCGGGTTTCCCGGACTTCATGTCCCGCTCCCGGGTGCTGCGGCCCGGGCCGGGCACGGTGGACGGTCGGGCCTGGTCCGGCTATGGGCCGGTGACGTCGGTCGAGGTGACCTTCGACGGCGGCGACTCGTGGGTGCCGGCGAGACTGGACGAACCCACCGGGGACGGGTGGGGCTGGCGCCGCTGGTCGGTGACGTGGACGGCGGAGCCGGGGCGGTGGGTGCTGGGGGCCCGGGCGACTGACGCCTCGGGGCGGACCCAGCCGGTCGAGCAGCCGTGGAACCGGGGCGGGTTCGCGAACAACCTGGTGCAGCGCGTCGCGGTGGTGGTGCCGGCGGAGTGATCCGCCGTCGGCGGGCCCGCGGCCCGTCGCGCTCAGCCGCCGAAGCCGGAAT is part of the Micromonospora sp. WMMD980 genome and encodes:
- a CDS encoding class I SAM-dependent methyltransferase, which translates into the protein MTKDWLDWHRDYDQPDSALSRRLVEVRRRIAEALDAAPPGPLRAISLCAGQGRDLIPVLAAHPRGGEVTARLVELDPRNTELARRAVAEAGLTGVEVVTGDAAVTDRYADLAPADLVLVCGVFGNIGDDDIRSTVRHCASLCATGGTVLWTRHRRQPDLVPTICDWFAEEGFVPVAVSSPADGVGVGAHRFTGPPRPLEPGAWMFAFIGYDVLEQR
- a CDS encoding sulfite oxidase, whose protein sequence is MTTVDDVSRPSRVAGPDEAISAEELQLAARNHGIPLEALRYDVTPAGLHYLLIHYDIPDVDPGAHTLTVSGAVTRPLRLDLPALRARPRVTRQVTLECAGNGRALLHPRPVSQPWLVEAVGNAEWTGTPLAPLLREAGLADDAVDVVFTGADHGVERGVEQDYQRALPVADALREEVLLAYEMNGAPLLPQHGAPLRLIVPGWYGMAHVKWLRDVHVTAEPFDGYQNAVAYRLRRDADDPGVPVTRIEPRALVRPPGFPDFMSRSRVLRPGPGTVDGRAWSGYGPVTSVEVTFDGGDSWVPARLDEPTGDGWGWRRWSVTWTAEPGRWVLGARATDASGRTQPVEQPWNRGGFANNLVQRVAVVVPAE